One stretch of Cohnella algarum DNA includes these proteins:
- a CDS encoding RNA polymerase sigma factor, protein MVELSLIKAAQAGDRDALVALLREIENQVYRTAYYLLNNEQDALDASQEALIRIYSKIGSYEEKAQFRTWVQRIVTNICIDKFRRSRPSVSIDEHELVFHATDDVEGEVMAHYAAEDIREAIGKLPEHHRTVVVLRYLQDFSYNEIADSLNLPLNTVKSYLFRARQQLQVLLHDYRKGGVRG, encoded by the coding sequence GTGGTGGAGCTTAGCCTGATCAAAGCTGCGCAAGCCGGCGATCGCGACGCCCTTGTCGCGCTGCTCCGCGAGATCGAAAATCAAGTTTACCGAACGGCCTATTACTTATTGAATAACGAGCAGGACGCTTTGGACGCTTCGCAGGAGGCGCTTATCCGCATTTATAGCAAAATCGGTTCCTACGAGGAGAAAGCCCAGTTCCGCACATGGGTTCAGCGCATCGTGACGAACATCTGCATCGACAAGTTCCGTCGCAGCCGCCCTTCCGTATCCATCGACGAGCACGAGCTGGTTTTTCACGCTACCGACGACGTGGAAGGGGAAGTGATGGCGCATTACGCGGCCGAGGACATCCGCGAGGCGATCGGCAAGCTGCCCGAGCATCATCGGACGGTCGTCGTTTTGCGGTATTTGCAGGATTTTTCGTACAACGAAATTGCGGATTCGTTGAATTTGCCGCTTAATACGGTCAAGTCTTATTTGTTTAGAGCCCGGCAACAGCTGCAAGTGCTGCTGCATGATTATCGGAAAG